The Paraburkholderia agricolaris genome includes the window CCGCAAAACATTGTTGCAGTAAGCGTGCTAACTTTCATTTGGCTGGCAATGTTGCTGAGCGGGTGCAGCATTTTCTCAGGCCGTGTACTCTCAGTTTATTTGCGCATGTTTCCGGCGACGGTGCTTATTTCCTGTGCAATGAATGTTGCGCCAGTCGAGATGGATTGTTGCGGTCAATCGTCGCAATCAAAGCTCTTTCGGACCGTAGAATGCGAAGCGGAGCCTGAGCATGCCAAGCGGTGATCCGACGATCGGGCATGCCGGCACGTGTGCGATGTGAAAGTAAAAGGAACGTGTAGATGAACTCGAAGACACACGCAACGCTGAGCTTTTCCGACAGCGATCAAACGATTGATTTGCCTGTTTACCAGGGCACGCTCGGGCCGGATGTCATCGACATCCGCAAGCTGTACGCTCAGACTGGCAAGTTCACGTACGACCCGGGCTTCATGTCCACGGCGGCATGCAATTCCGAAATCACGTATATCGACGGTGACAAAGGCGAGCTGCTGTATCGCGGTTATCCGATCGACAATCTGGCGCAGAACGCCGACTTCCTTGAAACGTGCTATTTGCTGCTGAAGGGTGAATTGCCGAATGCGCAGCAGAAGGAGGAGTTCGTCACCACGGTTACGCAGCACACGATGGTGCATGAGCAGATGCATTTCTTCTTCCGTGGATTTCGCCGTGACGCGCACCCGATGGCGATTCTGGTGGCGGCGGTTGGCGCGCTATCGGCCTTCTATCACGACTCGCTCGACATCAACAATCCGCAGCATCGTGACGTATCGGCGATTCGCATGATTGCGAAGCTGCCGACGCTGGTGGCGATGGCGTACAAGTACACCGTGGGTCAGCCTTTTGTTTATCCGAAGAACGACCTGTCGTACAGCGCGAATTTCATGCGGATGATGTTTGCCAATCCGGCGGAAGAGTACGAGGTGAACGACGTGCTGGTGCGCGCGTTGGACCGCATTCTGATTCTGCATGCGGACCACGAGCAGAATGCGTCGACGTCGACGGTACGGCTGGCGGGTTCGTCGGGTGCCAATCCGTTTGCATGTATCGCGGCGGGCATTGCTTGCTTGTGGGGTCCGGCGCATGGCGGTGCGAATGAAGCCGCGCTGAACATGCTGGAGGAGATTGGCTCGGTCGACAATATTCCTGAGTTCATTGCGAAGGTGAAGGATAAGAACTCGGGTGTGAAGCTGATGGGCTTTGGTCATCGTGTCTACAAGAATTACGATCCGCGCGCGAAGCTGATGCGTGAGACCTGTCACGAAGTGCTGGAAGAGTTGGGGTTGCATGACGACCCGCTGTTCAAGCTTGCCATGGCGCTTGAGAAGATCGCGCTTGAGGATGAATACTTCGTGTCGCGTAAGCTGTATCCGAATGTGGATTTCTATTCGGGTATCGTGCAGCGGGCGCTTGGGATTCCGACTGCGATGTTTACGTGTATCTTCGCGATGGCTCGGACTGTTGGGTGGATTGCGCAGTGGAATGAAATGATTGCCGATCCGGAGCAGAAGATTGGGCGGCCGCGGCAGTTGTTCGTTGGGGAGACTCAGCGCGAGGCTCGGGCGCTCGATAAGAGGTAAGCGCCTCGTCGGCGGGTTTGTTGTTGATCTGGATTTTTGGCGGTGCCTTGCTGTGTTCGTGGTCTGGTCTGTTGTTGGTCTTTTGGCCTTTCCTTGTTTTGTTAGTGGTCTATTAGCGTTGCCCCTGTGCGGGGCGGCACCTACTTTTCTTTGCCTGCCGCAAAGAAAAGTAGGCAAAAGAAAGCGGCTTTACCCCGCTAGCTCATAAGCGGGTCCCCCGTACAGCCGCGGTAGTGGTGCATCTGGAATCTGTGTTCTCGCACATTTCGCCTCAGTGACAAGGGCGTCATACCTCCGGCGGCGCTGCGCGCGCCGATACCCAGTTCATAAAACCGCCCGCCGGGTTTTCGCTTCCGCGGTTTGCTCCGTTCCCCCACTCGTCGTTGCATCGCTGCCACCGAGCTGCGGTTTCATTCTCCCGTTTGTCTCCTCCCTAATTCTCTGTTGCCTCGCGCCTCCCCGGATGCCGTTTTGCTCTCGCGTTTTCCCCCGTGTCATGACTCGCCGTTGCTTCGCTGCTGCAAGCACAACCGCGGCAGCGATCGCGATTGCACTGCGAATGCAACGCACCGACATTCCGTTTGAAGTGGGGGGCGCTGATCAGAGTGGGAGCACCTCGCCGAGGCGAAGCCGATGGCTCCCGCTGCGCGGAGCGAAGCCCCAGGTTTCCCTGGCAGACCCGTCCGCGACGCACATAGTGCGGAGTGGGAGCTGATGAATCCTTTGTCACGAACGCGGAGTGTGCGGGGGCACGGATTCCAGATGCACCACTATCGCGGCTGTGCGGGGGACCCGCTTAAGAATTAGCGGTTTGAGCCGCTTTCTCTTGCCTACTTCTCTTTGCGGCCGGCAAAGAGAAGTAGGTGCCGCCCCGCACAGGGGCAACGCTAATAGACCACTCACAAAACAAGGAAAGGCCAAAGCGCCAAAAATACCAGCTCAGCAGCGAATCCAGCGAGCAGCCGTGCCCCCCGGCGAGGGGAAAACAAAAAACCAAAAAACCGAAACTCCCGTGTGATAAGTTCGTCAGACGCATGCAGACCTTCTACAATCGGAAACAAACCGCGCAGCCGCACAACCGCACAACCACCCCAGACCCGCGAAAGCGAACCGCATACCGACCACGATCACCACAGGAGTGCCCCTGATGCAGCAGCCAGAAGCCCTCGGCGGCCTATCCCACTCGGGTGGAATCGACCACCACGAACCCGAGCCGGACGGCGCATTCATCCCGACGGAAAACCTCAACGTCGCGAGCGCTACCCAGCACGTGCTGAAGTCCGGCGACACTTTCATCGTCAACGACCCCCTCGGCGATATCACCGGCCATGACGACGGCCTGTTCGTCAACGACACCCGTGTTCTGTCCTCATTGCGCCTCACCTTCGGTGGCCGCGCGCCCTCATTGCTGTCAGGCAGCGTCAGCAGCGACAACACCTCGTTCACCGCGCATCTGACCAATCGCCCGTTGCCGCCGCTCGGCGGCGATAGCACGCCGGAAGGCGTGATCCACGTCGAACGCGTACGCGTGCTCTCGGGCACCGTGCTCAACGAAGCCATCGAACTCACCAACTACGGCACGAGCGATGCAGTCGTGCCGCTGTCGATCTCCTTTGCCAGCGATTTCCGCGACATGTTCGAAGTGCGCGGCCTCAAACGCGACAAACAGGGTCGTGTCGAACCGGCACGTGTCGAGAACCGCGAGGTGCTGCTCGGTTATATCGGTCTCGATGACGTGGCGCGCAATGTGCAGATCGCCTTCTCGCCGGAACCGGACAAGCTCTTCGCCGATCGCGCGGATTACACCGTCAAGCTGCCCGCGCAAGCGTGTGTGTCGATCTATCTGTCCGTCTCGGTGCAGGTCGTCCCGCAAGCCGACAAGCCGGCCGCGGGCGTCGCACAACCCACGCACGCAGTGAGTGAAGCCCATCTGTCGCAGATCGACGCGGAGCGCCCGCGGGTCGGGCGCGCGGCCGTGCGCGCCGCACTGGTCGACGCCCACCTGGTGATGCGGGAACGGCGTCGCGTCACCGCGCGTGTGCGTTCGAGCAATCCGCTCTTTAACGCGTGGATCGACCGTTCGCTGGCCGACCTGGGCCTGCTGACCACCGATCTCGCCACGGGGCCGTACCCCTACGCCGGCATCCCGTGGTTCTCGACGCCGTTCGGGCGGGATGCCGTCATCACGTCATTGCAGACGCTGTGGCTGCAACCGAATCTGGCCGCGGGCGTACTGCGTTTTCTCGCCGAGCATCAGGCACGCGAGAATTCACCGTTTCGCGATGCCGCACCCGGCAAGATCATGCACGAGATGCGCAAGGGCGAAATGGCCGCCACCGGCGAAGTGCCGTTCGCGCTGTACTACGGCGGCGTAGACACGACCCCGCTATTCATCGTGTTGGCCGGCGCTTATGCAGCACGCACGAACGATCTCGCGCTGATCGACGAGTTGTGGCCGGCGTTGGAGCGCGCGGCGCAATGGGTCGCGGGCGTGTGCGACAAGAATCGCTATGGTCTGCTGGACTATCAGCGCGAGTCGGACGGCGGCCTCGCCAATCAAGGCTGGAAAGACAGCCACGATTCAGTCTTCCACGCCGACGGCCGCTTTCCCGACGGTCCTATCGCGCTCGTCGAAGTGCAGGCCTATGCGAGTGCCGCCTTCGACACGATGGCTCACTTTGCCAAGCTGCGCGGCCTGCGCGATCAGGCCGGGCAATACAGTGAACGTGCGAAGAAAATCCGCAAGTGCGTCGAAGAAAAATACTGGATGGAAGAGTCCGGCTTCTACGGCATCGCGCTCGACGGCCACGGCGAGCTATGCCGCGTCATGGCGTCGAATGCGGGTCACCTGCTGGCCTTCGGTCTGCCTTCGCGCGAGCGCGGCGAAGCGGTGGTGCGCGAGCTCGACTCCACGCTGTTCCACACCGGCTGGGGCGTGCGTACGCTGGCCGCGAGCCAGGCGCGCTTCAACCCGATGGCTTACCACAACGGCTCGGTCTGGCCGCACGACAACGCGCTCTGTGCGCGCGGCCTGTCACGCTACGGCGGCAAGGCGGCGGCCGTGCGGCTGCTGCAGGCGCTCTTCCAGGCCGCGGTCAATTTCGACATGCGCCTGCCTGAGCTGTTCTGCGGTTTCCCGCGGCGGCGCGGCGAACCGCCCACTGCCTATCCGGTCGCCTGTCTGCCGCAGGCGTGGGCGGCGGGTTCGCCGTTCATGATGCTCGAAGCCTGTTTGGGCATCACGATCGACGCGGAGCGGCGTGAAGTCGTAATCGAACAGCCCATGCTGCCTGAGGGTATCGACTGGCTCGAAGTCGGCGATCTGAAGGTCGGCGATTCGTCGGTATCGATCACGTTCCGGCGGATCGGTGACAAGGTGGTCGCGTCGGCGGCCGAGCAGGGTGACGTGCGGGTGGTCGCGCTTCTGTAGATATGCGCCTTCGCGAGGAGGCGGCGCATGCTGGATCTTCGCTGGATCCTCTGTTGGCTGCGATGCCCCGGGTGGTAACATTTGTTGTCATCTTTATCGGCCGGTCACCCGGACCATCGCATGCCAGACAGTTTTGACCAGCTCGCCGCCCTGATCAGGGCGCGCTTCTCCGAACTGAGTCCGCAGTTCCAGATGGGCGCGGCGTTCCTGCTCGACCATCCTGACGAAGTCGCGGTCTCGTCGATGCGCAAAGTGGCCGAGCGGGCGCAGGTGCAACCGGCCTCGCTGGTGCGCCTGTCGCAACAGCTGGGTTTTCCCGGCTGGAACGAATTGCGCAACCTGTTCGTCGCGCGCGTGCGCACGCGGCCCGAGCCGCTTACCAGCCGCGCGCGTTCGCTCGTCAAATCGAAAGATGCGCTGGCCAACGACCTGTTGGTCGCGCAACAGCACAATCTTGAAGTCACCGCGGCGCATAACAGTCGCGTGATCGTGGAAGCGGCGCGTCTGCTGCGGCGCGCGCCGCACGTGCATGTCGCGGGCTTTCGCTCCTGTTATGCCGTGGCGTTCGGGCTGGTCTACGGGTACCGGTTGTTTCGCCCCTCCGTGTCGCTGCTCAACGGCGAAGCCGGTACGCTCGAAATGCAACTGCGTACGGTAGCGCGTGACAGCGCTACCATCGTCATCAGTTTCGCGCCGTATTCCGTCGAGGCTGCGCGTGTCGCCGAGGCCGCGCTGGAAAAGGGCAGCAAGCTGATCGCAATCACGGACAGCGCGGTCTCGCCGATCGCGTTGAACGCCGACAAGGTGCTGATTTTTTCGCACGAAAGCCCGTCGTTCTTTCCTTCGCTGGTGGCAGCCACGGCGATTTCCGAATCGCTGGTCGCGCATCTGCTCGCGCTGGAAGGGGCGGGGGCCGTCGAACAACTTGGCATTGCCGAACAATCGCTGCATGACAAAGGCGCATACGTGCCCTGATGTTCTTCGTCTTTGTCGTTTGAGCCACGCGCAGGTCTGCGCGGCTTGAAGCAGAACCGCTCCGCTCGTTCCGCCGTCACGCAATTTGACAACAAATGTTGTTTGGAAGTATAAATACGTGCCGATTGTTGACAGGGTGCGAACCGTGGTGTCCAAGCAGGATTTGAGTCTTTTTCAGGTGAGCGGTGAGCCATATGACATCGGCTTCCGGCTGGGTGAACTCGCGAGGCCGGTGTTCACCGAGTATATGGAGCAAAGCATTGCGTGGCGGGCGGTTCGGCGCTGGCGCGGCGAGCCGTTCGTGCAACAACTACGGGCGGCGGCTCACGCATATTTCCCGGCGCTGCTGGCCGAACTCGACGGCATGGCGGCAGGACTGGGCTGGTCGGCGGAAGACGTCTTTTTGTGGAATTGCCGCGGCGAGTTGATTCACAACGCACCGGACGGTTGCACGACGTTAGCCGCGGTCGGAGGCAATGCGCGTTTCATCGCGCACAACGAAGACGGTGATCCGTTTCTGCGCGAGCGTTGCGCGCTGGTCGAGGTTCAACCTGCCGGCAAACCCGGCTTTGTCAGTTTCTACTACCCGGGATCGTTGCCGGGCCACACCTTCGCGGCCAACCGCGCGGGCCTCGTGCAGGCCATCAACAATCTGCGTATTTGCATACCCGCAGCCGGCGTGCCGCGAATGATTCTCGCGCGCGCGGTGCTCGATGCGGCCTCGCTCGACGAAGCATTGTCCATTCTGCGCGGCACGCCGGCTGCGAGCGGTTTTCATCACACGCTCGGCTGTGCGGGCGACGAGCGTCTTCTGAGCGTCGAAGTCAGCGCGCGGCGCTGTTCCGCGCAAACGGTGTCGGCGATCGCCGGTCATGCGAATCATCTGATTCATGCTGGCTGCGAAGCCGAGGCGCAAATCGTCACCGATTCTTCACGCGACCGGCAGGCTCGCGTCGAGCATCTGCTGAGCACATGCGCCGGTCCAATCAATCCCGCCGCGTTGCTGAATATGTTGCAGGATCGCGCCCCTGAAGGCTTGCCGATCTACCGCGACGACCCGTTCGATCCCGACGATGAAAACACGCTCGCGACAGCGCTTTTCGACATCGGCAGCGACCGTGTTTCGATGACGGTTTATCGACAAGGCCAATGCGCGTTCGAGACCGTTGTCGCCTCCTTGCGGCCTGCGCCGCTCCGCACCTGAGCCGCCGTCGCCCATAGAAAGGAACAGGAAAATCATGTCTACCGTATTCCATCGCTCGCCGAAGCAGTCACTGCCGGTCGCTATCGCCGGCGACGGCATCGAAATCATCGATTCCACCGGCAAGCGCTACATCGATGCTTCGGGCGGCGCAGCCGTCTCGTGCCTAGGCCATAGCAATCAACGTGTGATCGACGCGATCAAGCGCCAGGCGCAGCAATTGCCGTATGCGCACACGTCGTTCTTCACGACCCAGGCCGCGGAGGAACTCGCCGAGCGCCTGGTGGCGAGTGCGCCGCAAGGGCTCGAACACGTGTACTTCGTGTCGGGCGGCTCGGAGGCGATCGAGGCGGCGCTGAAACTGGCGCGGCAGTACTTCGTCGAGAAGGGCGAATTGCAACGCCGTCATTTCATCGCGCGTCGGCAGAGCTATCACGGCAACACCCTGGGGGCGCTTGCGATTGGCGGCAATGCGTGGCGGCGCGAGCCGTTTCTGCCGATCCTGATCGAAGCGCATCACGTAAGCCCGTGTTACGCATATCGCGAACAGCGCGCCGACGAAACCGAAGAGCAGTTCGCGCAGCGTCTCGCGGACGAACTCGAACAGAAGATTCTGGAACTCGGCGCAGACACGGTGGCGGCGTTCGTCGCTGAAACGGTGGTGGGGGCGACGGCCGGCGCGGTGCCGCCGGTGCGCGAGTATTTCCGCAAGATCCGCGCCGTGTGCGATCGCTACGGCGTGCTGCTGATTCTCGACGAAATCATGTCCGGCATGGGCCGCACAGGCTACCTGTACGCGTGCGAGGAAGACGGCGTCGCGCCGGACCTGCTGACCATTGCCAAGGGGCTCGGCGCCGGCTATCAGCCGATCGGCGCGACGCTGGTAAGCGAGCGGATTTACCAGACGATTGTCGGCGGCTCGGGCTTCTTTCAGCACGGACATACGTATATCGGCCACGCCACTGCCTGCGCCGCGGCGCTCGAAGTGCAGCGCGTGATCGCTGACGAGCGGCTGCTGCCGAACGTACAGGCGCGCGGCGAGCAGTTGCGTGGGCGCTTGCGCGAACACTACGCGCAGCATCCGCATATCGGCGATGTGCGCGGGCGGGGCCTGTTTGTCGGCGTGGAACTGGTACGGGAGCGCGCCACCAAGGTGCCGTTCGACGCGTCGCTGAAACTGCATGCGGCGATCCGGCGCGAGGCGTTCGCGCGTGGCTTGATGGTGTACCCGATGGGCGGCACGGTCGACGGCAAGATCGGCGATCATGTGCTGCTGGCGCCGCCGTTTATCTGCACGGCGCGCGACATCGACGAGATCGTCAACCGTCTCGCCGATGCGATCGAAGGCGCACTGGCCGCCGTCTGACACCCTTTCTATTTCTGCGAGATTTGCAATGACCGAGCGCTTGCCTCACTTCGAACTGTCCGATGCCACGCCCGAACAGAAGGCTGTTCTTGACGAGATATTGTCCGGTCCGCGCGGCAACCTGAACGGGCCGTTTCTGGGCTGGATTCATAGTCCGGAGCTGGCGCAGCAGGCGCAACGGCTCGGCGCGTTCTGCCGCTATCGCACCGGCTTGCCGCTGCGCCTGTCGGAGCTGGCGATTCTGGTGACCGCGGCGCGCTGGCAGGCGCAGGCTGAGTGGTACATCCACTATCCGATCGCGCTGGAAGCGGGTGTAGCCGAAGCCGATGCCGAGGCGATCCGCCAGGGGCATCGCCCGTCCTTCGCTCACGCCGATGACGCCTTGATCCACGATTTCGCGAGTGAACTCTACGATACCAAACGCGTGTCCGATGCGACCTATGCAAAGGCGGTCGAGCGCTTTGGCCATCAGGTGGTGATCAACCTTGTCGGATTGCTTGGCTACTATGCCCTGGTGGCGATGACGCTGAACGTGTTCGACATGCGCGCCGTGGGACAGGAGAGCTTGCCGTTCGCCGGGTAGTGGCGGCGGGGGCGGCGGGGGCGCTGGTTTCGCCGCCGGGTTTTGCTCCGCGCGTCGTCGAACCGTAAGCCGTTGTCGTCACGACACTGGCACACGGAAGCGCCTATCATGAAGTTCGGTCTACGCCCGCGCCTCTCGCGCCGCGCGGCACGCCCTCGAGGAAAATCCTTGCGGGCGACTCGCGACCGATGCCGACACCACGAAAATCCGGGCTGGACCGTTGCGGGCGGCATCACGTAGGGTTGAGGAGCGGCACGAAGCAGGGCACAAACAGGAGAGAGCGATGAAGCGCAAGGCATCAGCAGTCTGGCAAGGCGGCCTGCAGGACGGCAAAGGCTCGATTTCTACCGACAGCGGCGTCCTCAAGGAAACCCAGTACTCGTTTTCCACACGCTTCGCGGACGGCATCGGCACGAATCCGGAAGAGCTGATTGCGGCCGCGCATGCGGGTTGCTTCTCGATGGCATTGTCGGCGGAACTGGGCAAGGCCGGCATCACGCCCGAGCGTATCGGCACCACGGCAACCGTCACGCTCGACAAGGACGGCGGCGGCTTTACGATTACCGCGGTGCATCTCGATGTGGCCGTGAAAATCCCGGGTGGCGACAAAGCCGCGTTCGAAAAGGCCACCGCGGACGCCAAGGCGGGCTGCCCGGTGTCCAAGGTGCTGAACGCCACCATCACGATGGACGCGAAGCTCGAAACCTGAGCACGCGATTTGTGCGCGGCAGATCCATGCAGAGCCGGCTGGCAGGGGACACCTTGCCGCCGGCAGCCGCTTTCCGTTCATTTCATTCATTTGTAATCTAACGAACATGACGACGTTCCGGCCGCGCGCGAGTGGCGAGATGCCGGTTGCCGTCTTCGATGGGATCGTCAATGACAACACAAACCGAAAAAGCACGGCAATTCCAGTCATATCACGCAGCCGGCGAAGCCTTCATCATCCCGAATCCGTGGGATATCGGCACCGCGCGGCTGCTTGCGCTGGCGGGTTTCAAGGCGCTTGCCACCAGTAGCGCAGGCTATGCGTTCTCGCGCGGCCGGCCGGATAACGCCGTGGGCCGCGCGCAGATGATGGCGCATCTCACCGACATCGCAGCAGCGACCGATTTGCCGGTCAGCGCTGACCTGGAAAATGGTTTCGGCGATGCCCCGGAAGATTGCGCTGAAACGATCATTCAGGCCGCTGCGGCGGGCGTGGTCGGCGGTTCGATCGAAGATGCGACCGGTCGCGCGGATGAGCCGATCTATGGGTTCGAAGCTGCGGTGGAGCGCGTGCGCGCGGCGGTTGTTGCGGCGCGCAGCTTGCCGTTTCCATTCACGCTGACGGCGCGCGCCGAGAACTATCTGGTGGGCCGGCCCGATCTGGACGATACGATCCGGCGTTTGCGGGCCTATGAGGGGGCCGGCGCGGACGTGCTTTACGCACCTGGTCTGAAGACGCGAGAAGAGATCGCCGCGGTGGTCGATGCACTCGAACGTCCGGTCAACGTGCTGATGGGGCTGCAGGGCGTACTGCTCAGTTTCGACGATCTGCGTTCGCTGGGCGTGCGGCGTGTCAGCGTGGGCGGTTCGCTGGCGCGCGCGGCGCTGGGCGCGTTTCTCCGCGCGGCGCATGAAATGCGCGATCACGGCACCTTCAACTACACGAAGGAGGCCGCGAGCGGTAACGAGATCAACCAGCTCTTCACGGCAGCCGAACAGAAGTGGGGTCAGCAGACGGGCGAGTGAGGATAGATGGCGACGGGCGGCCGCGTGAATTTTTGCCGGACCGTCCCGCTATCCAATCTTGCCTTGCTTTCTTGAACGGTTAGTCATAATATCCGTTGCATGAAGCAATCTGGCAACTGGAAGCAATCCGTGAAAAAAGGCGGCGAAGCACCCCGTGGGCGGCCGCGCGAGTTCGATACGGACACTGTTCTGGCGAGCGCGAGCCAGGTGTTCTGGCATCACGGCTACCATGCCACCTCGATCGACGACCTCTGCAAGGCCACCGGTTTGCTGCGCGGCAGTCTGTACGGCGTCTTTGGCGACAAGCACGGCATCATGCTCGCCGCCCTCGATCATTACGCGGAAGGCTCGGTCGCGCGGCTGGCCGAGCGACTCAACGCGCCGGTGCCGCCGGACGAGGCATTGCGTAACGCCTTGCTGCATTACGCCCGGGTTGCCTGCGCGTTGAACGGCGAGCGCAGTTGCTTCATTACCAATACCTCGCTGGAGATGCCGCGCGACGACGAGACCTTGCGTATGCGCGTCGCCGCCATTCAGCGCCGCATGGCAACCTTGCTGGCGGCGGCGGTGATTCGCGGGCAGGCGAGCGGCGCCTTCAATTCCACGCTCGACGAAAAAGCCGTTGGCGATTTCCTGCTGTGCGTGATGCAAGGGCTGCGTGTGCTGGGGCGAGTCGCCCATACGGAAGATGCGCTGATTGGAATCGTGGACGTCGCCATGCGTGCGCTCGTCTAATTTTTTTACCTAATTCTTGAACGAACAGTCATGAATAGAGATGCTATCAAGTCCGCTTCGGCGGCACTCGCGGGGGCGGAGGGTGGGACCGTTGCCGTCTGTCCTGGTGCCGGCGCGGTTGCCGCTCGCGCGGCCGCCGTCTCCGAAAAGGCCGCGGCCGGCTTCGAGCGTCCGGGCCTTGCGCTCGCCGTGTTGTTCGTCGGTGCCTTCCTCGCGCCGCTCGACTATTTCATCGTCAACCTGGCGCTGCCATCGATTCACACAGGCCTGAACGCCACCGACGCGCAACTGCAACTCGTGGTGTCCGCCTACGCGTCGGCTTACG containing:
- the gltA gene encoding citrate synthase, whose amino-acid sequence is MNSKTHATLSFSDSDQTIDLPVYQGTLGPDVIDIRKLYAQTGKFTYDPGFMSTAACNSEITYIDGDKGELLYRGYPIDNLAQNADFLETCYLLLKGELPNAQQKEEFVTTVTQHTMVHEQMHFFFRGFRRDAHPMAILVAAVGALSAFYHDSLDINNPQHRDVSAIRMIAKLPTLVAMAYKYTVGQPFVYPKNDLSYSANFMRMMFANPAEEYEVNDVLVRALDRILILHADHEQNASTSTVRLAGSSGANPFACIAAGIACLWGPAHGGANEAALNMLEEIGSVDNIPEFIAKVKDKNSGVKLMGFGHRVYKNYDPRAKLMRETCHEVLEELGLHDDPLFKLAMALEKIALEDEYFVSRKLYPNVDFYSGIVQRALGIPTAMFTCIFAMARTVGWIAQWNEMIADPEQKIGRPRQLFVGETQREARALDKR
- a CDS encoding amylo-alpha-1,6-glucosidase, with translation MQQPEALGGLSHSGGIDHHEPEPDGAFIPTENLNVASATQHVLKSGDTFIVNDPLGDITGHDDGLFVNDTRVLSSLRLTFGGRAPSLLSGSVSSDNTSFTAHLTNRPLPPLGGDSTPEGVIHVERVRVLSGTVLNEAIELTNYGTSDAVVPLSISFASDFRDMFEVRGLKRDKQGRVEPARVENREVLLGYIGLDDVARNVQIAFSPEPDKLFADRADYTVKLPAQACVSIYLSVSVQVVPQADKPAAGVAQPTHAVSEAHLSQIDAERPRVGRAAVRAALVDAHLVMRERRRVTARVRSSNPLFNAWIDRSLADLGLLTTDLATGPYPYAGIPWFSTPFGRDAVITSLQTLWLQPNLAAGVLRFLAEHQARENSPFRDAAPGKIMHEMRKGEMAATGEVPFALYYGGVDTTPLFIVLAGAYAARTNDLALIDELWPALERAAQWVAGVCDKNRYGLLDYQRESDGGLANQGWKDSHDSVFHADGRFPDGPIALVEVQAYASAAFDTMAHFAKLRGLRDQAGQYSERAKKIRKCVEEKYWMEESGFYGIALDGHGELCRVMASNAGHLLAFGLPSRERGEAVVRELDSTLFHTGWGVRTLAASQARFNPMAYHNGSVWPHDNALCARGLSRYGGKAAAVRLLQALFQAAVNFDMRLPELFCGFPRRRGEPPTAYPVACLPQAWAAGSPFMMLEACLGITIDAERREVVIEQPMLPEGIDWLEVGDLKVGDSSVSITFRRIGDKVVASAAEQGDVRVVALL
- a CDS encoding MurR/RpiR family transcriptional regulator, giving the protein MPDSFDQLAALIRARFSELSPQFQMGAAFLLDHPDEVAVSSMRKVAERAQVQPASLVRLSQQLGFPGWNELRNLFVARVRTRPEPLTSRARSLVKSKDALANDLLVAQQHNLEVTAAHNSRVIVEAARLLRRAPHVHVAGFRSCYAVAFGLVYGYRLFRPSVSLLNGEAGTLEMQLRTVARDSATIVISFAPYSVEAARVAEAALEKGSKLIAITDSAVSPIALNADKVLIFSHESPSFFPSLVAATAISESLVAHLLALEGAGAVEQLGIAEQSLHDKGAYVP
- a CDS encoding C45 family autoproteolytic acyltransferase/hydolase — protein: MSKQDLSLFQVSGEPYDIGFRLGELARPVFTEYMEQSIAWRAVRRWRGEPFVQQLRAAAHAYFPALLAELDGMAAGLGWSAEDVFLWNCRGELIHNAPDGCTTLAAVGGNARFIAHNEDGDPFLRERCALVEVQPAGKPGFVSFYYPGSLPGHTFAANRAGLVQAINNLRICIPAAGVPRMILARAVLDAASLDEALSILRGTPAASGFHHTLGCAGDERLLSVEVSARRCSAQTVSAIAGHANHLIHAGCEAEAQIVTDSSRDRQARVEHLLSTCAGPINPAALLNMLQDRAPEGLPIYRDDPFDPDDENTLATALFDIGSDRVSMTVYRQGQCAFETVVASLRPAPLRT
- a CDS encoding aspartate aminotransferase family protein; translation: MSTVFHRSPKQSLPVAIAGDGIEIIDSTGKRYIDASGGAAVSCLGHSNQRVIDAIKRQAQQLPYAHTSFFTTQAAEELAERLVASAPQGLEHVYFVSGGSEAIEAALKLARQYFVEKGELQRRHFIARRQSYHGNTLGALAIGGNAWRREPFLPILIEAHHVSPCYAYREQRADETEEQFAQRLADELEQKILELGADTVAAFVAETVVGATAGAVPPVREYFRKIRAVCDRYGVLLILDEIMSGMGRTGYLYACEEDGVAPDLLTIAKGLGAGYQPIGATLVSERIYQTIVGGSGFFQHGHTYIGHATACAAALEVQRVIADERLLPNVQARGEQLRGRLREHYAQHPHIGDVRGRGLFVGVELVRERATKVPFDASLKLHAAIRREAFARGLMVYPMGGTVDGKIGDHVLLAPPFICTARDIDEIVNRLADAIEGALAAV
- a CDS encoding carboxymuconolactone decarboxylase family protein — its product is MTERLPHFELSDATPEQKAVLDEILSGPRGNLNGPFLGWIHSPELAQQAQRLGAFCRYRTGLPLRLSELAILVTAARWQAQAEWYIHYPIALEAGVAEADAEAIRQGHRPSFAHADDALIHDFASELYDTKRVSDATYAKAVERFGHQVVINLVGLLGYYALVAMTLNVFDMRAVGQESLPFAG
- a CDS encoding OsmC family protein yields the protein MKRKASAVWQGGLQDGKGSISTDSGVLKETQYSFSTRFADGIGTNPEELIAAAHAGCFSMALSAELGKAGITPERIGTTATVTLDKDGGGFTITAVHLDVAVKIPGGDKAAFEKATADAKAGCPVSKVLNATITMDAKLET
- a CDS encoding isocitrate lyase/PEP mutase family protein encodes the protein MTTQTEKARQFQSYHAAGEAFIIPNPWDIGTARLLALAGFKALATSSAGYAFSRGRPDNAVGRAQMMAHLTDIAAATDLPVSADLENGFGDAPEDCAETIIQAAAAGVVGGSIEDATGRADEPIYGFEAAVERVRAAVVAARSLPFPFTLTARAENYLVGRPDLDDTIRRLRAYEGAGADVLYAPGLKTREEIAAVVDALERPVNVLMGLQGVLLSFDDLRSLGVRRVSVGGSLARAALGAFLRAAHEMRDHGTFNYTKEAASGNEINQLFTAAEQKWGQQTGE
- a CDS encoding TetR/AcrR family transcriptional regulator, which translates into the protein MKQSGNWKQSVKKGGEAPRGRPREFDTDTVLASASQVFWHHGYHATSIDDLCKATGLLRGSLYGVFGDKHGIMLAALDHYAEGSVARLAERLNAPVPPDEALRNALLHYARVACALNGERSCFITNTSLEMPRDDETLRMRVAAIQRRMATLLAAAVIRGQASGAFNSTLDEKAVGDFLLCVMQGLRVLGRVAHTEDALIGIVDVAMRALV